A window of Deinococcus radiotolerans contains these coding sequences:
- a CDS encoding DUF418 domain-containing protein — translation MTEPAPAPLPPDLAQPAAPEVGPVRDRALLPDVLRGVALLGILIVNMQDFAGFLEWQQRGLDRAAQVVTDTLANGRFISIFAMLFGWGAAGILRRRGVGVFLRRHAALLLVGALHYVLVWHGDIISNYATLALALLIVAWLPARNQLGVAGVLGAWWLGLTVLETLAALSRTGPRFAFLPDLLPSYGANVQERAAEFWPLLWQGDLFNGPWLVALFCLGAAAGQTGLLTRPAEHRPLLRRLAVGGLGVGVPLGLLLAYLNTRPDYAAGMLAFPVRMAGGLAGALGYVGLLGLLAASGRLGAWRFFAASGRMAMTNYLTQSVIMTLIFYPYGLHQGFGWVSGVPAAGAGEAFPYSGEFAVWGAAQTLALALLVGLAQLPLSAWWLSRFGRGPVESLVRWVAYGPAARQNREHD, via the coding sequence ATGACCGAGCCTGCCCCCGCGCCCCTGCCCCCGGACCTGGCCCAGCCCGCCGCGCCGGAGGTGGGGCCGGTGCGGGACCGGGCGCTGCTGCCGGACGTGCTGCGCGGCGTGGCGCTGCTGGGCATCCTGATCGTGAACATGCAGGACTTCGCGGGGTTCCTGGAGTGGCAGCAGCGCGGCCTGGACCGCGCGGCGCAGGTCGTGACGGACACCCTGGCGAACGGGCGGTTCATCTCGATCTTCGCCATGCTGTTCGGGTGGGGCGCGGCGGGCATCCTGAGGCGGCGGGGGGTGGGCGTGTTCCTGCGGCGGCACGCGGCGCTGCTGCTCGTGGGCGCGCTGCATTACGTGCTGGTGTGGCACGGGGACATCATCAGCAACTACGCGACGCTGGCCCTGGCCCTCCTGATCGTGGCCTGGCTGCCCGCGCGCAACCAGCTGGGCGTGGCGGGCGTGCTGGGCGCGTGGTGGCTGGGCCTGACCGTGCTGGAGACGCTGGCTGCCCTGAGCCGCACCGGCCCGCGCTTCGCGTTCCTGCCGGACCTGCTGCCCAGTTACGGGGCGAACGTGCAGGAGCGCGCCGCAGAGTTCTGGCCGCTGCTGTGGCAGGGGGACCTCTTCAACGGGCCGTGGCTGGTGGCGCTGTTCTGCCTGGGGGCCGCCGCCGGCCAGACGGGCCTGCTGACCCGCCCGGCCGAGCACCGGCCGCTGCTGCGCCGCCTGGCGGTGGGGGGGCTGGGCGTGGGCGTGCCGCTGGGCCTGCTGCTGGCGTACCTGAACACCCGCCCGGACTACGCGGCGGGCATGCTGGCCTTTCCCGTGCGCATGGCAGGCGGCCTGGCGGGCGCGCTGGGGTACGTGGGCCTGCTGGGCCTGCTGGCCGCGTCGGGCAGGCTGGGCGCGTGGCGCTTCTTCGCGGCGAGCGGCCGGATGGCCATGACGAACTACCTCACCCAGAGCGTGATCATGACGCTGATCTTCTACCCGTACGGGCTGCACCAGGGCTTCGGCTGGGTGTCGGGCGTCCCGGCGGCCGGGGCGGGCGAGGCGTTCCCGTACAGCGGTGAGTTCGCGGTGTGGGGCGCGGCGCAGACGCTGGCGCTGGCACTGCTCGTGGGGCTGGCGCAGCTGCCGCTGAGCGCGTGGTGGCTCTCGCGGTTCGGGCGGGGCCCGGTGGAGTCGCTGGTGCGCTGGGTGGCGTACGGGCCTGCGGCCCGGCAGAATCGTGAGCATGACTGA
- the prmC gene encoding peptide chain release factor N(5)-glutamine methyltransferase, translating to MRLRDLLRRGAARLDAAGVPSPEVDARALLLHALNLTPTALLTRAASEVAPEDEVRFEALLARRAARVPLQYLLGEVEWGGVRLRCDARALVPRPETEWLLHLTLETLAPLPAPRVLDVGTGTGALALGVKAARSGAQVTATDLSPEALTLARENAALNGLEVTWVQADLLTGVPGPFDLIVSNPPYLPDADRAQVQPEVAHDPESALYGGPDGLSLARRLAVQATGVLVPGGRLLLELDPRNAPDFAAELRAQGWAAGTAADLTGRERFVLARRA from the coding sequence GTGCGGCTGCGTGACCTGCTCCGGCGGGGCGCGGCGCGGCTGGACGCGGCGGGCGTTCCCTCTCCGGAGGTGGACGCCCGCGCGCTGCTGCTGCACGCCCTGAACCTGACCCCCACGGCGCTGCTGACCCGCGCCGCGTCAGAGGTCGCCCCGGAGGACGAGGTGCGGTTCGAGGCGCTGCTCGCACGGCGCGCGGCGCGGGTGCCCCTCCAGTACCTGCTGGGCGAGGTGGAGTGGGGCGGCGTGCGGCTGCGCTGCGACGCCCGGGCGCTGGTGCCGCGCCCCGAGACGGAGTGGCTGCTACACCTAACCCTGGAGACCCTCGCGCCCCTGCCCGCGCCCCGCGTGCTGGACGTGGGCACCGGGACGGGCGCGCTCGCGCTGGGCGTGAAGGCTGCCCGCAGCGGCGCGCAAGTCACCGCGACCGACCTCAGCCCGGAGGCCCTGACGCTGGCCCGCGAGAACGCCGCGCTGAACGGCCTGGAGGTCACGTGGGTACAGGCGGACCTCCTGACAGGCGTGCCGGGTCCGTTCGACCTGATTGTCAGCAACCCCCCGTACCTGCCGGACGCGGACCGCGCGCAGGTGCAGCCGGAGGTAGCACATGATCCGGAAAGCGCGCTGTACGGCGGTCCGGACGGCCTGAGTCTGGCGCGGCGCCTTGCGGTGCAGGCGACCGGCGTGCTCGTCCCCGGCGGGCGGCTGCTGCTGGAACTCGACCCGCGCAACGCTCCAGACTTCGCCGCCGAGCTGCGCGCCCAGGGCTGGGCGGCAGGCACGGCGGCAGATCTGACGGGGCGCGAGCGGTTCGTGCTGGCGCGGCGGGCGTAG
- a CDS encoding MFS transporter — protein sequence MTATPLPAPTELTPDTTSAQRWKYAVMNFGLTIPAQTTSFLLLYYVDHLKLNPSWAATAMTIFALYNAANNPLIGFLSDRTRSRWGRRIPYVRFGALPSLILFGLLFSAPFSGTTEPVALMAYFVVMFVLWEGLATAAGTGYLALLPEMFRTYRERTDVAWRMNVVQIVGLLVGLALPPLLAGMIGWTAMAWVFAALAGAAIFAGLGGLFERPGSVGRELGFLTALRATFTHRAFLIVVAALTMRFFATGTLAAGMGFYVRYSLGIESGAATTVLLAGAFITAGAALYPWRTFIAPRLGPRGTLMLAFGLTAVSLIPLALVTSLVGAAITTVLFGAALAGLILMGDVILADVIDDDELRSGQRREGMYYGMAGFITTLSSALTSQTFGAVTRASGYDPKLSVQPDAVADGFRFFMTVPPITGALLALAILSFYPLHGARLSAMRDALARRRTVDAETSAAPQG from the coding sequence ATGACCGCCACGCCTCTCCCCGCACCCACCGAACTGACGCCCGACACGACCTCCGCGCAGCGCTGGAAGTACGCCGTCATGAATTTCGGGCTGACCATCCCCGCGCAGACCACCAGCTTCCTGCTGCTGTACTACGTGGACCACCTGAAGCTGAACCCCAGCTGGGCCGCGACTGCCATGACGATCTTCGCGCTGTACAACGCCGCGAACAACCCCCTGATCGGCTTTCTCAGTGACCGCACCCGCAGCCGCTGGGGCCGCCGCATCCCGTACGTGCGTTTCGGGGCGCTGCCCAGCCTGATCCTGTTCGGGCTGCTGTTCAGCGCGCCGTTCAGCGGCACCACCGAGCCGGTCGCGCTGATGGCGTACTTCGTGGTGATGTTCGTCCTGTGGGAGGGCCTGGCCACCGCCGCCGGCACCGGCTACTTGGCCCTGCTGCCCGAGATGTTCCGCACGTACCGCGAACGCACCGACGTCGCCTGGCGCATGAACGTCGTGCAGATCGTGGGCCTGCTCGTGGGCTTGGCGCTGCCACCCCTGCTGGCCGGCATGATCGGCTGGACCGCCATGGCGTGGGTGTTCGCCGCGCTGGCCGGCGCCGCGATCTTCGCCGGTCTGGGCGGCCTGTTTGAACGGCCCGGCAGCGTGGGCCGCGAACTGGGCTTCCTCACGGCGCTGCGGGCCACGTTCACGCACCGCGCGTTCCTGATCGTCGTGGCCGCCCTCACCATGCGGTTTTTCGCGACCGGCACCCTGGCCGCCGGGATGGGCTTCTATGTCCGCTACAGCCTCGGCATCGAGAGCGGCGCCGCCACCACCGTCCTGCTGGCCGGGGCGTTCATTACGGCCGGCGCGGCCCTGTACCCCTGGCGGACGTTCATCGCGCCGCGCCTGGGCCCGCGCGGCACCCTGATGCTCGCCTTCGGGCTGACCGCCGTGTCCCTGATCCCCCTGGCCCTCGTGACCTCCCTGGTGGGCGCGGCGATCACGACCGTGCTGTTCGGCGCGGCCCTCGCGGGCCTGATCCTGATGGGCGACGTGATCCTCGCGGACGTCATCGACGACGACGAACTCCGCAGCGGCCAGCGCCGCGAAGGCATGTACTACGGCATGGCGGGCTTCATCACCACACTCAGCAGCGCCCTGACCTCCCAGACCTTCGGGGCCGTCACCCGCGCCAGCGGCTACGACCCGAAGCTGAGCGTGCAGCCCGACGCGGTCGCGGACGGCTTCCGCTTCTTCATGACCGTGCCGCCCATCACGGGCGCGCTGCTGGCCCTGGCGATCCTGAGCTTCTACCCCCTGCACGGCGCGCGCCTGAGCGCCATGCGCGACGCCCTAGCCCGCAGAAGAACCGTGGACGCCGAGACTTCCGCGGCGCCCCAGGGCTAG
- a CDS encoding Jag family protein, whose protein sequence is MDNRTNLDDYLAGLGISDADESELPPPAPDAAPSAPTLEAAPEDPRAALERFLQGLVTRIDPGLSVTVREAEDALEAEITGEHAARLAGRDGRTLGAIEVLAYTVLAKQEGRGHLRVRVDVGGFRKRQADTLTKLAERLAVQVAKSGEPHELQPMPPAERRVIHIALKEHPDVMSESVGEGAARRLIIRPRHG, encoded by the coding sequence ATGGATAACCGCACGAATCTGGACGACTACCTCGCGGGGCTGGGCATCAGCGACGCGGACGAGAGCGAGCTGCCGCCGCCCGCTCCCGACGCGGCCCCCAGCGCCCCCACGCTGGAAGCCGCGCCGGAAGATCCTCGCGCGGCGCTGGAACGCTTCTTGCAGGGCCTCGTGACCCGCATTGACCCGGGCCTGTCCGTCACGGTCCGCGAGGCCGAGGACGCCCTGGAAGCCGAGATCACCGGTGAGCACGCCGCGCGCCTCGCCGGGCGGGACGGCCGCACGCTGGGCGCCATCGAGGTGCTGGCGTACACGGTGCTGGCCAAGCAGGAGGGCCGCGGGCACCTGCGCGTGCGCGTGGACGTGGGCGGCTTCCGCAAGCGGCAGGCGGACACCCTGACGAAACTGGCCGAGCGGCTGGCGGTGCAGGTCGCCAAGAGTGGCGAGCCGCACGAGCTGCAGCCCATGCCGCCCGCCGAGCGCCGCGTGATTCACATTGCCCTCAAGGAGCATCCGGACGTCATGAGTGAGTCCGTGGGCGAGGGCGCCGCGCGGCGCCTGATCATCCGGCCCCGGCACGGCTGA
- a CDS encoding low molecular weight protein-tyrosine-phosphatase produces the protein MTDSKPLRVLALCLGNICRSPLAEALLRRELEAAGVRAVVDSAGTGAWHIGELADPRSREVAARRGLSLDGHARQLDAADYAEQDVILAMDASNLHDARRMAPRDAQARLVLMRAFDPLAPGADVPDPYYGGADGFDHMYDMLERSAREFARRAAAGTLNR, from the coding sequence ATGACTGACTCGAAGCCGCTGCGGGTGCTGGCGCTGTGCCTGGGGAACATCTGCCGCAGTCCGCTGGCGGAGGCGCTGCTGCGCCGCGAGCTGGAGGCGGCGGGCGTGCGCGCAGTGGTGGACAGCGCCGGGACGGGCGCGTGGCACATCGGGGAACTGGCCGATCCGCGCAGCCGCGAGGTGGCCGCCCGGCGCGGCCTGAGTCTGGACGGCCACGCGCGGCAGCTGGACGCGGCGGACTACGCCGAGCAGGACGTGATCCTGGCGATGGACGCCTCGAACCTGCATGACGCGCGCCGCATGGCCCCGCGGGACGCGCAGGCGCGCCTGGTGCTGATGCGGGCGTTCGATCCGCTCGCGCCGGGCGCGGACGTCCCGGATCCCTACTACGGCGGCGCGGACGGCTTTGACCACATGTACGACATGCTGGAGCGCAGCGCCCGTGAGTTTGCGCGCCGGGCCGCGGCGGGCACCCTGAACCGGTAG
- a CDS encoding carboxypeptidase-like regulatory domain-containing protein, whose translation MRRTLITLTLLLCSSALAAGPKSVLVDAAFIDGAQIVNGSPELTEFAGALRTVASKAGGSCTKSEFVVWDSVPGLEGSFRQVLGGLGYAYSELSASDDQSGRFVAFKLTKGTAALSGIWADSDGTTLLGWCTLKLSAPAAAPAALTPTTPAKPAAPSAQAAPTRTPAPATPAPTVKPPAPKRGFVTGLVLDTQGRPLAGAEVYIVGTTFTQGQRTSFTAISGKDGTYAIRVPDGRYHASASVKKTLGGTTFTLPLHPESGSLNTEIDSSDGGNLNFRWRLAGSKPGGGKDWDDYYGASVDLSYCGLPAKAYCNERYAEVIRTAAPGGSTVTLTFTPQGALVDGTAGRPVVMTFSTAPLSPPGGYPYTDPNGGGRTTLGQGWPYHSQDFNDLPLGVYTVSAVATTPDGRKLPLKLGLTDNDVEHASVTLRWSSYDVSGALKQLRVYVRD comes from the coding sequence ATGCGACGAACCCTGATCACCCTGACCCTCCTGCTGTGCAGCTCGGCCCTGGCGGCCGGGCCGAAATCCGTGCTGGTGGACGCAGCGTTCATTGACGGCGCGCAGATCGTGAACGGCTCGCCGGAACTCACGGAGTTCGCCGGGGCGCTGCGCACGGTCGCCTCGAAGGCTGGGGGCAGCTGCACGAAAAGCGAGTTCGTGGTGTGGGACTCCGTGCCCGGCCTGGAGGGCAGTTTCCGGCAGGTGCTGGGCGGCCTGGGGTACGCGTACTCGGAACTCAGTGCCAGTGACGATCAGAGCGGCCGGTTCGTGGCGTTCAAGCTCACCAAGGGGACGGCGGCCCTGTCGGGCATCTGGGCGGACAGTGACGGCACGACCCTGCTGGGCTGGTGCACCCTGAAACTCAGTGCGCCCGCGGCGGCCCCGGCGGCCCTCACGCCCACCACGCCCGCGAAACCGGCGGCGCCCTCGGCCCAGGCCGCCCCGACGCGCACGCCGGCCCCGGCCACGCCCGCGCCCACCGTGAAGCCGCCCGCTCCGAAGCGGGGGTTCGTGACGGGACTGGTGCTGGACACGCAGGGCCGGCCCCTGGCGGGCGCGGAGGTGTACATCGTGGGCACCACGTTCACGCAGGGGCAGCGGACGAGTTTCACGGCCATCAGCGGCAAGGACGGCACGTACGCCATTCGCGTGCCGGACGGCCGGTACCACGCGTCGGCCAGCGTGAAGAAGACGCTGGGCGGCACGACCTTCACGTTGCCGCTGCACCCGGAGTCGGGGTCCCTGAACACCGAGATTGACTCCAGTGACGGCGGGAACCTGAATTTCCGCTGGCGTCTGGCGGGCAGCAAACCAGGCGGCGGGAAGGACTGGGACGACTACTACGGGGCCAGCGTGGACCTGAGTTACTGCGGGCTGCCCGCCAAGGCGTACTGCAACGAGCGCTACGCCGAGGTGATTCGGACCGCCGCGCCCGGGGGCAGCACCGTCACCCTGACCTTCACGCCGCAGGGCGCGCTGGTGGACGGTACGGCAGGCCGCCCGGTGGTGATGACGTTCAGCACGGCGCCCCTCTCCCCTCCTGGCGGGTACCCGTACACCGACCCGAACGGTGGGGGGCGCACCACGCTGGGGCAGGGCTGGCCGTACCACAGCCAGGACTTCAACGATCTGCCGCTGGGCGTGTACACCGTGAGCGCCGTGGCCACCACCCCGGACGGCCGCAAGCTGCCTCTGAAGCTGGGCCTGACCGACAATGACGTGGAGCACGCGAGCGTCACCCTGCGCTGGTCGTCGTACGACGTGAGTGGCGCCCTGAAGCAGCTGCGGGTCTACGTGCGCGACTGA
- a CDS encoding double zinc ribbon domain-containing protein, translated as MVSQWPAQYARCPQCARTVPVRSGEVFCVNDGARLVTACPACTWPITSPYARYCPGCGGSYEALLEATHVRTGFR; from the coding sequence ATGGTGTCTCAGTGGCCTGCCCAGTACGCCCGCTGCCCGCAGTGCGCCCGGACGGTACCGGTCCGCAGTGGGGAGGTGTTCTGCGTGAATGACGGCGCGCGGCTGGTGACGGCCTGCCCGGCCTGCACGTGGCCGATCACGTCGCCGTACGCGCGGTACTGCCCGGGGTGCGGCGGGTCCTACGAGGCGCTGCTGGAGGCCACGCACGTCCGGACCGGGTTCCGCTGA